The sequence below is a genomic window from Candidatus Gastranaerophilales bacterium.
CACTTTAAAACAGGTATTACGCCTGTGGCAGCAAAAGAAATTTCCTCATATCTTTTGGATTGGTGGGTTTATCACATTGAAAATGTTGACAGAAAATACGCTGACCTTCAAGCCAGAATTCGTTATCGCTAATTGTTAATTACTGTTTGACAAAATCTTCAAAATAAGATAACTTATTGCTTTAGTGTATTAGACGGTTGAGGGAATTATGCTTCAGTGGAATAACAGGCTTAAATTAGGCATAGATATGATAGATGAGCAGCATAAGCAGATTTTTGTTGTAACGAATAACCTGCTTGACGCTTTTAAGCGAGGAAGCGGGCAAGATCAGGCTTATGATGCTATTTGTTTCCTTGAAGAGTATGTTAAAAAGCACTTTCAGGCGGAAGAATTTTATTTCGGCAAATTAAACTACCCCGAAAAAGAATATCATATTAGGTTGCACAGAGCATTTGAAGCTAAGCTGGGCGAGCTTAAAGATAAACACAGAAAAATGGGTATTACAAGA
It includes:
- a CDS encoding bacteriohemerythrin, which encodes MLQWNNRLKLGIDMIDEQHKQIFVVTNNLLDAFKRGSGQDQAYDAICFLEEYVKKHFQAEEFYFGKLNYPEKEYHIRLHRAFEAKLGELKDKHRKMGITRAAAKEISDFLVNWWVSHIQNVDRRYADLNARVR